Proteins from a single region of Anaerolineae bacterium:
- a CDS encoding bifunctional 4-hydroxy-2-oxoglutarate aldolase/2-dehydro-3-deoxy-phosphogluconate aldolase — translation MDAASALARIRQTRIIVVLRGDFPPAKAIAVCEVLLENGLDIVELTTNSPEWQEALPAVRQAFGADLLAGMGTILQPAQVGQALELGAQFLVSPAFDPAVVSTAHAAGLLIAPGVATPSEAVNAANHGCKLIKFFPAGALGINYFKAMRGPLNHLDFTCNGYMHVGNIADFLRAGATACGLAGDGLAGDGRRPLEEIRAIAREVAAIVRDL, via the coding sequence ATGGACGCCGCATCCGCCCTGGCCCGCATCCGCCAGACCCGCATCATCGTCGTGCTGCGCGGGGATTTTCCGCCGGCCAAAGCCATTGCCGTCTGCGAAGTACTGCTGGAAAACGGCCTCGACATCGTCGAACTGACGACCAATTCGCCAGAATGGCAGGAAGCGTTGCCAGCCGTGCGGCAGGCTTTTGGCGCGGATTTGCTGGCCGGGATGGGCACCATCCTGCAACCGGCACAGGTCGGCCAGGCGCTGGAGCTGGGCGCGCAATTCCTGGTCTCGCCCGCCTTTGACCCCGCCGTCGTCTCCACCGCCCACGCCGCCGGCCTGCTCATCGCCCCCGGCGTGGCCACCCCCAGCGAGGCCGTCAACGCCGCTAACCACGGCTGCAAGCTGATCAAGTTCTTCCCCGCCGGGGCGCTGGGCATCAACTACTTCAAGGCTATGCGCGGCCCGCTCAACCACCTGGATTTCACCTGTAACGGCTACATGCATGTTGGCAACATCGCCGACTTTCTGCGGGCCGGGGCAACAGCCTGCGGCCTGGCCGGCGACGGGCTGGCCGGCGATGGCCGCCGCCCGCTGGAGGAAATCCGGGCCATCGCCCGCGAGGTTGCTGCCATCGTGCGCGATCTGTAG